CTCAGCCAAACTCCACAAACAGCCACGACGAACAAGGGGCACGGCCAGCCCCTTGTTTGTTGTGCGCCAAGCCGCTCCCCCCGCCGAAATCGGCCGCCCGTATCACGATGGAGCGTCACCCGTTTCATAACCCACATCTGAGAATAACCAGCCCGCAAATACCCCAATACGCCCAGATTAACCGCACTATCTGGATGCCTAATGCGGACGCCACTCCATGGCCTTACGGCATGCTCCGAGTGAAACAAAACCCAGCAGAGAGTGCAGCCCCGAGCACGCCGACACCGATAGAAACTGAGGACGGGTTGCACGGAAAAGACCCGTCCATGGCGGGGGAGGGGCGAACCTACCCCCGCGATTCAGGCGTCTAGAGGTGTCACGTTTCGAAAGGGGCCGCCGATGGCGGGTATCAGGGGCGGGAGAAGACGGGGAGAAAAGAACCGAGGGAGAGGAGACTCGGGGGGAGAGAAAGCACCGGCGGGAAGACGATTTAGCCAGCACTGGTGACATCTGCACGGCCCGCCGGCCGGCCTATCTTGTCCATGAAAAAACCGCGCTCGCTGCGAACGAGCACGGCCATCGTGGGCGGACAAGCCACCGGGTCTTCAGGTCCATCAACCTGTCGACCCGCTTCTTACAGGATCGGGCTGTCCGGTCCCTGCCTCGTGCCGCACTGGGATAGCTGCGGTACGGGGCTTTTTCTTTTTTAGTTAGTGAATATTGATCGTTCGCAAGATGATCGCCTCGGTGCAGTAGGTCGGAGCGGCGCTGCTTGGCGGAGTGAGAATCAGAAGGATTCGGGTGTTAGAAACTCGGTGGAGTACTGGTTGAAATTCTTACACTTGTGATATCGGGTACGCGCGCGCATTCCCTTCAACTTTGCCTATCTCCCCCGACTGCTGTTCAGGGGAAATGGGCAAGCTGGGCAAATCTGAGATGCGATCGGACATCCGCAGGCATCTATTGACGATTCAGATGGCGAGGATTGCGAGCGTCAATTCAGCGAACCGATACGCGGCTCGGCCGCGCCTGGCTGCCAGTTGTAGCACCGGTTCAGCCAGCGGCGCACCGCATACGGGTCGGCGGCGTGCATCTCGATCGGGCCAGGCAAGACCCGCCACGCAAACTTGGACGCCGCGCCCAGCCGCGAGGTCGAAGCGACCACCACCAGCGCCTGGGTGTTCCAGAACAGCGGGAGCATCTCGAACTGCCACGCCTGACGGGCGGTGACCAACTCCAACGCGCGGGCGTCGGGGCTGACCCGGCCAAGGTCCAGCGGGCCATCGCCCTGAAGGCGTTGGATGCGCCAGGCGGACTCGATATGCCGGATGGGGACGCCAAAGAGCGACCGCGCCAATTCGCCGATCGGGCGGGCGTCGTCGCGCTGGGCATCCAAGAGGAAGCGCAACTGGGGCTTAGTGAGGGTGCCTTGAGTCGTGAGGATTTCGCCGAGGCGTCGGCGGGTATTGTTGCGGACCATTGTCTTTCTGCCCGTTGCGGGCGGGATAGCAACATGCTCATCGGCAAGCCAGTCCGATCACCCTGAACGACGACGCCTACGCCTCGGGTCCACGCGATTATCGGAGTGAACCCGGTCACCCGACGCATCCCACGGTCTCTACTCCGCCCCACGGTTCCACAGGATCTGTGTACCGTCCTTGCCGGCGACGACGATCTCCAGGTCGCCATCCGCATCGAGGTCGGCCGTGCGGATCTGCAGGCCGATGCCGACGGTGCCCTCGCAGATCGTGTGGCGTTGGAATGATGCGAATTTTTCGTCCCAGGTGTAGTAGACGACGATGGCCGGGTCGTCGCTGCCCGGGTCGTTGCCGTTGTGCCCGCGGACGCGCTTGCCGGTGATGAGTTCGTCCCGCCCGTCGCCGTCGAGGTCGGCGAAGTGGATCGCGTGGGCCTGCGAGAACGACTCGTCGAGCGCGACCTGTTCGAAGGTGAGCTTGCCCTCGGCGTCGGCGCCTTGGCCCAGCCAGACGTAGACGCCGTAGTCGTGGGGGTTGCCCCAGACGATGTCGCTCAAGCCATCGGCGTTGACATCGCGCACGAGCATGGGGCAGGAGAAGTCGTCGTCCCAGTCGGCATGGAAGGCCCACTCGCCGGCGAGGGGGTCGCCCTCGGGGCGTTCGTACCAGCCGGTGCCGACGAGGATGTCGTCGCGTCCGTCGTTGTTGATATCGCCGAAGCCGATGCCGTGGCCGTTCTTCGGGCCGATGGTGTGGCCGACGAGTTGTGGCGGCGTGTCGCCCGGCACATTGTTCTCTTCGACAAAACGCCAAACGATCAGCGGCGCATCGCGTGTCCACTGGTTGGCGATCCACTCGGGCGTGCCGTCTTGATCGACATCGATATCCAGCAGCATGCCGATCTCGTTGCTCGACTGCCCGGTGTTTGCGAGGATGCCGGGCGTCCAGAGCATGCCGCGCAACACGTCTTGCTCGCCGGGGTTGCGGTACCACTTGACGGGGTCGGTAAAGAAGTCGCCCGAGACGATGTCGGCAAAGCCGTCGCCATCGACGTCGTAGGCGTACTCGCCGTTGGAGTGGGTGTAGCCGTTGGCGTCTTCGATCAGGCGTAGCGGACGGGGTATCCAAACCCCGCCATCGCCTGCATCTTCGCCCGGGTTGCGGTACCAGTTCCGCCCGGCCGAGACGTCGAGCCGCCCATCATTATCAAAATCCGCGACGGCGCAGCCCTCGTTCGCATCGACGCCAAGAAGCTGGACGTCGAAGGTCACGGGGTGCCCGGCGGTGGAAGAGCCCGCCAAGACGACGGCACCAATGTAGGCGATCAATTTCAATACCGACTCCTGAGTGAATGACTCCGATTTGCCTAAAAAGGCAGCAGGTCTAACCGCATCTGAACCGGGCTCCTGTTTCACGCGCATCGCCCACAGGATCACACGCTTTACTCGCCCAAAAACGACACTTTTTTGGCATCGTAATTGTATCTATGACTGTGACACCGCGACGCCGACCGTCGCACTTTTTGTACTTCGATAGGACTCGAAAATGCCCTACTTCCTCTCCCCGATTGGCCGCGCCCTCACCAAACTCGCCCGATCCCCGCTCGAGCTAGCCCGCCACCGCCGTGCAGTACGGGCCGGCGACCTGTACATGCGGTACCTGGATGGGCATCTGTCTCTGCGCGAAACCGATTGGCTGTTCGCGGAGATCGACCAAAACCCGGACGCGATCCACGAGATGGAAAAGCAGTTCGAGGTGGACTGCATGCTCTACAGTCACTTCTCGAAGCCCAAGCGTGCAAGCCAATCGAGCCACCAAGAGTCGTCAACCCGCCCCAACGGCAGCACTACTCATCCGCGCCCAGGTCCTTGATCCGCAGCGCGCGCCAGTGGATCTCCGCGTTCTGGCCCGAGTGGACCTGCAGGGCGATGAAGCCTTCCATCAGCGCTTCGTCGGCCTCATCAACGTAGTCCGTCACCTGCACGCCGTTGAGCCAGGTCTGGATGTGGTTGCCTTCGCAGCGGATGACGATGTCGTTCCAGTCGTCCATGTTCAGCGCGTCGCGCTTGTGGGCGTTGTCGTCGCCCTCGACGTTCTGCAGCCAGCCGCGTCGGCCTTCCTCGTAGAGCCCGGCGGTCCAGGCGCGGGGGCTGTGGTCGAGTTCGCACTGGTAGCCATACACCCGGCCGACTTCTTCACCTTCGTTGTTCGGCCGCTGGTGCGAGCGGTACTGGATGCCGGAGTTGGAGTGGCGGACGAACTTGAACTGGCAGCGGAACTCGAAGTCGTCGTAGGTCGCCTCGGTGCGGAGGAAGGTGTTCTGGTTGACGCGGTCGCCGCTGCCGACGATGACGCCATCGACGGCTTCGTAGGTCGCGTTGCCGCCGACGCTGTACCAGCCGTCAAGCGTCTCGCCGTCGAAGATCGGGGTGAAGCCGGCCTCGGGGTCGTCCTCGACCGCCGCGACGTTCGCCGTAGCGCAGCCGAGCGTGAGCAGGAGGAGGGTCGCCAGGATAGTGATCCGGGGGTGTCGCTTCATCTCAATGTCCTCTCGGCTAGGTGTGTGTAGTGAGTGTCCGTCGGGGGCATGATAGCTCGAAGCCGGATTGGGCCTTGAACCGCCGAGTCATGGCTGCGCCGTTTGCGTCCTATGGTGTCGCGATGTTCCGCCATTCGTCGCGGACGGCCCAGAGGTTGATGGGGTTGTGCGTGAGGCCGAATCGGAAGTTTCTCACGCTGCCGTCGAGGAAGCTGTAGTTAGAGAAGCCCAGGCCGGTGCCCCCGGCGCTGCCGTGGCGCGACTCTTCGAGCTCGGTGAAGTTATTGCCCAGCGCCCCCTCGAAGGCGTCCATGTAGTAGTGCAGCGACTCGGTGTTTTTCTCGCCGAAGCCGATGACCTCGCCGGGCTGGCTCAGGGCGCTGCGTCGCAGGGAAGCGAACTCCCAGGCGTTGGGGTTGGCGGGGCTGTAGAAGAAGTCGTTCCAGCCGTTGATGATGTAGCTGCGCGGGGCGTTGTCGACCCATGCGTCCTGCGAGGGCGCGTTGAGCTGGGTCATGGCCGGGTCGCGCGGCTCGGGCTGGTCGGTCGGGCAGACCAGGGCCTCGGTGACTTCGTAATACTCGATCAGTTCGCTAGGCCAGTGTGGCTCGCCACGTGCGGGGAAGTACTCCTTATTCTCCGTGGCGTAGAGCTCCATCCCGATCGCGACCTGGCGCAGGCCCGACGCACACTTCACCGACCGTGCCGACTCGCGCGCCAGCCCGAGGGACGGCAGAAGGATACCGATGAGCATCGCGATGATCGAGATGACCACGAGCAGTTCGATCAGCGTGAACGCATCGCGCGGCCGGGTAACAGTGGCGGGTCCATCAGCGTCGGTAAGTGTGTGTGGCATGCTGGCGTCCGAATGGGTGATGCGATAGGTTGCCCCCTGTAGCGACGCCATCGGCACGGCATGTCGTTACAGTTGAGTCTCTCATTTTCTGATTATCTTTGGGCACACCGCCCGTGCTAGGGGAATCCCGATGTCGATTAGCCGACGAGTTGTGGTCCTGCTGGTGCTTGCGGTACTGCTGGTCGGCGTGCTGGTGTTTGTCCTCACGCGCGGGCCGGCCGAGGAGCAGATCGCGATCGCGTATTCCGCCCGGCCGCCTACTGGTTTGGCGGCACAAGCCAGGCCCGACCTGCTCCAGAACGTCTTCCGCTTCCCCCGACCCGTCGCGCTCAAATCGGTCCGACTCGTCTACCTCGACGCTGCGGCTCTGGCTGACGACGGGGAAAACGTAGAGGGCGTGACGGTATGGCTGCTCGAGCCCGACCCGCTTTTCGAGCCCGACGCGGCGCAGGCCGATGGCTTCCGCTCGGGCGCATCGGTCAAGACGGAGGTCTTGTCATTGGGCGATGCTGTGCCCGGGATGGTGCGGGTCGATGACGCAGCAGCCGGTCCAGTACGCGGCCTCGTCGCGGGCGGCCGATACCGGCTGGAGGTCGCAGGCGAAGGGCTCGAAGGCAGCTACGAATTCGTCGCCACCCCCTACCGCCGGCGGTAGCTGCAAGATGCGGCGCCCGAATCAAAACAACACCTAGGGTTTGTCTGCAAAGTGGGGCGGGCTTCCAGCCCGCCGTCAGGCCGTAGGCCTGAGTGTGTCGTTTCACGGCTGCGCCGTGATGGCGGGCAAGATGCCCGCCCCACCGATTGGTTTTCAGACAGACCCTAGAGCTGCGGGCGAATGCTTGCGTCTTAAACGATGCACCGATAGTATCGGCGGCTCATTCCTGAATCGTCGCCCGCCTCTCTCAGGCCTCCTATCCCCTCGCACGACACACCTATGAACCCACCACCTACCAGCGACCCGGACGGCGCGGCCACCTCATCCGAGCCCAGCCCAAACGACCCGGCGGTCAAGGCGGCGCTGGCGCGCTACTGGCGATCGAACATCACGATCATGGCGGTCCTGCTCACCATCTGGGCCCTCGCGGGGTTGGGCTGCGGCGTGCTGTTCGCCGATGTGCTCAACCAATTCCACCTCGGCGGCTACCCGCTGGGCTTCTGGTTCGCGCAGCAGGGGTCGATCATCATCTTCGTGCTCATCATCCTGACGTACTGCATCCTGCTCAACCGGCTGGATAAAAAACACCACGACGAACTCAAGTCGATCCGCAACGGGGAGTCGGCATGACGCTTCAGGTCTGGTCCTACATCTTTGTCGCCGCGACCTTCACACTCTACCTGTCGATCGCCTGGATCTGCCGGGTCAAGGACACCAAGGGCTTCTTCATCGCGGGCGGCGGCGTGCCTGCGCCGGCCAACGGCATGGCGACGGCGGCGGACTGGATGTCGGCCGCGTCGTTCATCTCCATGGCCGGGCTCATCTCCGGCATGGGCTTCGCCGGCGGCGTCTACCTCATGGGCTGGACCGGCGGGTACGTACTACTCGCGCTGCTGCTCGCACCCTACCTGCGTAAGTTCGGCCACTTCACCGTGCCCGACTTTGTCGGCGACCGATTCGACTCCTCCACCGCCCGCATGATCGCACTGCTGTGCGCGATCTTTGTCAGCTTCACCTACGTCGTCGGGCAGATGAAAGGCGTCGGCGTCGTGTTCTCCGGTTTCCTCGGGGTGACGCCGGCCGTCGGTGTATTTATCGGCATGGCGATCGTCTTCTGCTACGCGGTCTTCGGCGGGATGAAGGGCATCACCTGGACCCAGGTCGCGCAGTTCTGGGTCCTCATCACCGCGTTCCTCATCCCCGCGATCGCGATCTCCCTCAAGCTCACCGGCAGCGCGGTCCCCTCGATCGGGCTGGGCAGCCAGGTGCTCGAGACGGTGGACCCGTCGCAGCCCTACCTCCTCGAAAAACTCACACACATCAACCAGCAGTTCGGCTTCGGCAGTTACACCGACGCCTACGGCGAAGGGGCGGGCAAGTGGAACCGGCTCAATGTCTTCTGCGTCGTACTCGCGCTGATGGCGGGGACGGCGGGCCTGCCCCACGTCATCGTCCGGTTCTACACCGTCAAGAGCGTCAAGGCCGCGCGGTGGTCGGCGTTCTGGGCGCTGCTGTTTATCTCGATGCTGTACCTCACCGCCCCGGCGGTCGCGGGCTTTGCGCGGTACTACATGGTCGACGACGTGGCCGGGCTCAACGGCAAGACCGCGGAAGAGCTGCCTGAGTGGTACCACAACTGGAACAAGACGGGCCTGATCGCGTGGGTCGATTTCGATGGCGACGGGAAGGTCGCGTTTACCAATAACCTGACCGATGCGCCCCAATATCCGCCGAGCTTAGAGGGCTCGGACGAAGCGGCCGGCACAGCCATCATGCCCAACGAATTGATGCGGATCGGCAGCGTGCCCTCATCCACCCGAGACGCGCTTCTTGAAGACGCGGACGCCTGGGTCGCGTCGCACGGCGGTACGGCAGACGGCGGGGCAGCCGCAAAGGCCGAACTGGTTGGCCTGGGCGCGGCCCACCACCCCGACCGCGACATCATCGTGCTGGCGACACCCCAGATGGCGCAGCTCGCCGACTGGGTGGTGGCGTTTGTCATCGCCGGCGGGTTGGCGGCGGCGCTCTCGACGGCGTCGGGCCTGCTGCTGGTGATCTCGTCATCGGTCTCGCACGACCTCTACTACCGCGTCATGAACCCCAAGGCCAGCGAGAAGCAGCGTTTGATGGTCGGCCGAATCACGATCGGCGTCGCAGTCCTGATCGCGGGCTGGTTCGGGATCAATCCGCCGGGGTTTGTGGGCGAGGTCGTCGCGTTCGCCTTCGGGCTTGCGGCCGCGAGCTTCTTCCCCGCGATCGTGCTGGGCATCTTCTCCAAGCGGGTCGGTACAGTGCCAGCGATCGCTGGCATGCTCGTGGGCATCGGCTTCACCGCGTT
The sequence above is a segment of the Phycisphaeraceae bacterium D3-23 genome. Coding sequences within it:
- a CDS encoding cation acetate symporter, encoding MTLQVWSYIFVAATFTLYLSIAWICRVKDTKGFFIAGGGVPAPANGMATAADWMSAASFISMAGLISGMGFAGGVYLMGWTGGYVLLALLLAPYLRKFGHFTVPDFVGDRFDSSTARMIALLCAIFVSFTYVVGQMKGVGVVFSGFLGVTPAVGVFIGMAIVFCYAVFGGMKGITWTQVAQFWVLITAFLIPAIAISLKLTGSAVPSIGLGSQVLETVDPSQPYLLEKLTHINQQFGFGSYTDAYGEGAGKWNRLNVFCVVLALMAGTAGLPHVIVRFYTVKSVKAARWSAFWALLFISMLYLTAPAVAGFARYYMVDDVAGLNGKTAEELPEWYHNWNKTGLIAWVDFDGDGKVAFTNNLTDAPQYPPSLEGSDEAAGTAIMPNELMRIGSVPSSTRDALLEDADAWVASHGGTADGGAAAKAELVGLGAAHHPDRDIIVLATPQMAQLADWVVAFVIAGGLAAALSTASGLLLVISSSVSHDLYYRVMNPKASEKQRLMVGRITIGVAVLIAGWFGINPPGFVGEVVAFAFGLAAASFFPAIVLGIFSKRVGTVPAIAGMLVGIGFTAFYILTQKADKILSPDIADALFGTAGEGIRAPWVFGIDAQGIGTIGMLLNFAVTLGLTFVCKPPSQKVRDMVDSVREPEGDGPAVAIEATPGH
- a CDS encoding VCBS repeat-containing protein — translated: MKLIAYIGAVVLAGSSTAGHPVTFDVQLLGVDANEGCAVADFDNDGRLDVSAGRNWYRNPGEDAGDGGVWIPRPLRLIEDANGYTHSNGEYAYDVDGDGFADIVSGDFFTDPVKWYRNPGEQDVLRGMLWTPGILANTGQSSNEIGMLLDIDVDQDGTPEWIANQWTRDAPLIVWRFVEENNVPGDTPPQLVGHTIGPKNGHGIGFGDINNDGRDDILVGTGWYERPEGDPLAGEWAFHADWDDDFSCPMLVRDVNADGLSDIVWGNPHDYGVYVWLGQGADAEGKLTFEQVALDESFSQAHAIHFADLDGDGRDELITGKRVRGHNGNDPGSDDPAIVVYYTWDEKFASFQRHTICEGTVGIGLQIRTADLDADGDLEIVVAGKDGTQILWNRGAE
- a CDS encoding DUF1080 domain-containing protein; translation: MKRHPRITILATLLLLTLGCATANVAAVEDDPEAGFTPIFDGETLDGWYSVGGNATYEAVDGVIVGSGDRVNQNTFLRTEATYDDFEFRCQFKFVRHSNSGIQYRSHQRPNNEGEEVGRVYGYQCELDHSPRAWTAGLYEEGRRGWLQNVEGDDNAHKRDALNMDDWNDIVIRCEGNHIQTWLNGVQVTDYVDEADEALMEGFIALQVHSGQNAEIHWRALRIKDLGADE
- a CDS encoding DUF4212 domain-containing protein, coding for MNPPPTSDPDGAATSSEPSPNDPAVKAALARYWRSNITIMAVLLTIWALAGLGCGVLFADVLNQFHLGGYPLGFWFAQQGSIIIFVLIILTYCILLNRLDKKHHDELKSIRNGESA
- a CDS encoding type II secretion system protein gives rise to the protein MPHTLTDADGPATVTRPRDAFTLIELLVVISIIAMLIGILLPSLGLARESARSVKCASGLRQVAIGMELYATENKEYFPARGEPHWPSELIEYYEVTEALVCPTDQPEPRDPAMTQLNAPSQDAWVDNAPRSYIINGWNDFFYSPANPNAWEFASLRRSALSQPGEVIGFGEKNTESLHYYMDAFEGALGNNFTELEESRHGSAGGTGLGFSNYSFLDGSVRNFRFGLTHNPINLWAVRDEWRNIATP